From Streptomyces sp. NBC_00775, one genomic window encodes:
- a CDS encoding PadR family transcriptional regulator: MSAIRLLVLGAVRQHGRAHGYQVRNDLEYWGAHEWSSAKPGSIYHALKQMAKQGLLLAHEIAPSTAGGPPRTEYEVTDQGTEEYFSLLRAALTSYDQKTDVKSAAIGFIVDLPRAEAVALLKERTRRIEEWRAAVTEHYVPEDGPGQLGHIGEIMNLWIHTADAEAEWTLGLIARIEGGAYTFAGEGEPFVGVLGDGEENPYATGTPHPGDAR, encoded by the coding sequence ATGTCAGCGATCCGTCTCCTCGTGCTCGGCGCCGTCCGCCAGCACGGGCGGGCCCACGGCTACCAGGTGCGCAACGACCTGGAGTACTGGGGCGCGCACGAGTGGTCCAGCGCCAAGCCCGGCTCGATCTATCACGCGCTCAAGCAGATGGCGAAGCAAGGGCTGTTGCTCGCCCACGAGATCGCGCCGTCCACGGCCGGCGGACCGCCCCGTACCGAGTACGAGGTCACGGACCAGGGCACCGAGGAGTACTTCTCGCTGCTGCGCGCCGCGCTGACCTCGTACGACCAGAAGACGGACGTCAAGTCGGCGGCGATCGGCTTCATCGTCGACCTGCCGAGGGCCGAGGCGGTGGCCCTGCTGAAGGAGCGGACCCGCCGCATCGAGGAGTGGCGGGCCGCCGTCACCGAGCACTACGTGCCCGAGGACGGCCCAGGGCAGCTCGGCCACATCGGCGAGATCATGAACCTCTGGATCCACACGGCCGACGCCGAGGCCGAGTGGACCCTGGGCCTGATCGCGCGGATCGAGGGCGGGGCGTACACGTTCGCGGGGGAGGGCGAGCCGTTCGTGGGCGTGCTCGGGGACGGCGAGGAGAACCCGTACGCGACGGGGACGCCGCACCCCGGGGACGCGCGCTGA
- a CDS encoding DinB family protein codes for MVTHVAAEAHGDERGALLSFLEAERGGIRRALLGLTEEQAAARPSASELSLSGLLKHVAETEQGWIARAKGESPAVKRDESNWHECFVLADGETVESQLAYWEKVAAETEAFIRSAPSLDESFALPNDPWFPPEGRVSIRWVALHLIRETARHAGHADIIRESLDGATAFELVAKEQGEQGTSWS; via the coding sequence ATGGTGACTCACGTTGCGGCGGAGGCTCACGGCGACGAGCGGGGAGCACTGCTCTCGTTCCTGGAGGCGGAGCGGGGCGGTATCCGCCGGGCGCTGCTCGGGCTTACCGAGGAGCAGGCGGCAGCGCGCCCCAGTGCGAGCGAGCTGTCGCTGTCCGGGCTGCTCAAGCATGTCGCCGAGACCGAGCAGGGCTGGATCGCCCGCGCCAAGGGCGAGTCGCCGGCCGTCAAGCGGGACGAGTCGAACTGGCACGAGTGTTTCGTCCTCGCCGACGGCGAGACGGTCGAGTCGCAGCTCGCGTACTGGGAGAAGGTCGCCGCCGAGACGGAGGCCTTCATCCGCTCGGCGCCCAGCCTCGACGAGAGCTTCGCGCTCCCGAACGACCCCTGGTTCCCGCCGGAGGGCCGGGTCTCGATCCGCTGGGTGGCGCTCCACCTGATCCGCGAGACGGCGCGGCACGCGGGCCACGCCGACATCATCCGCGAGTCCCTGGACGGCGCGACCGCCTTCGAGCTGGTGGCCAAGGAGCAGGGCGAGCAGGGCACGTCCTGGTCCTGA